In one Juglans regia cultivar Chandler chromosome 11, Walnut 2.0, whole genome shotgun sequence genomic region, the following are encoded:
- the LOC108992152 gene encoding classical arabinogalactan protein 26-like has translation MNILTFLTYSLSLSLSISLAEKHLLQFVSRELILSSFMASIWSILTMFMLFAAYSSLALASALNMKFSTISAAPAILPSAPASAPVLSPDISPLFPSPGGVALPPSESSLPTIPSSQSPPNPDFLVAPGHDAAFPPSESLPASSSISIAPSGPLDFVLLLSLVTVCMVQTLGI, from the coding sequence ATGAACATCCTCACATTCCTCACatactccctctctctttctctctctatctctctcgctGAGAAACATTTGTTGCAGTTCGTAAGTAGGGAATTGATTCTATCATCATTTATGGCTTCCATTTGGTCAATCTTGACAATGTTTATGCTCTTTGCTGCCTACTCTTCATTAGCTTTAGCATCTGCactaaatatgaaattttcaaCTATTTCAGCTGCGCCTGCTATCTTGCCAAGTGCTCCTGCATCCGCTCCAGTTCTATCCCCAGACATTAGTCCCTTGTTCCCTTCTCCTGGTGGTGTGGCACTTCCTCCTTCCGAGTCATCACTGCCTACTATCCCTTCGAGCCAGAGCCCTCCGAACCCGGATTTTCTGGTTGCTCCTGGGCATGATGCAGCCTTTCCACCATCTGAGTCTTTGCCGGCATCGTCCTCAATTTCTATAGCTCCATCCGGTCCTCTAGACTTTGTTTTACTGCTAAGTTTGGTGACGGTTTGCATGGTGCAGACCCTTGGTATATGA
- the LOC108992151 gene encoding protein NETWORKED 3C-like has product MVEMMMKNQTSHRWWFDSHNSSRRSPWLQSTLAELDGKTTAMLKLIEEDADSFAQRAEMYYKKRPELISMVEEFYRAHRSLAERYDQLKSDSSTRLLTTLGSPFSSTKDRLEKLPSMMDQTDDGYSETCDPEESVESEVDDPEPDYETEVDQEIKAEAIPSGVSNDEVKKLREEIERLKEENRIQQDLLVQKDEEKREVIRQLSLAVDVLKDENVKLRKYLARDSPNPKKRAPFEFNIFKGAFLGKLFNGPPKVSVVAL; this is encoded by the exons ATGGTggaaatgatgatgaagaaCCAAACATCACACCGGTGGTGGTTTGACAGCCACAACAGCTCAAGGCGCTCACCATGGCTCCAATCTACTCTTGCCG AACTAGATGGGAAGACGACGGCCATGCTAAAATTGATCGAAGAGGATGCAGATTCATTTGCTCAACGAGCAGAGATGTATTACAAGAAGCGACCAGAGCTGATCAGCATGGTTGAAGAGTTTTACCGAGCTCACCGATCATTAGCTGAGCGATATGATCAATTGAAGTCTGACTCTAGCACTCGCCTCCTTACAACCTTGGGGTCTCCATTTTCTTCCACTAAAGATCGACTGGAGAAGTTACCAAGTATGATGGATCAAACGGATGATGGCTACTCTGAGACTTGTGACCCTGAGGAGTCTGTTGAGTCTGAAGTTGATGATCCTGAACCAGATTATGAAACTGAAGTTGATCAAGAAATAAAGGCAGAGGCCATTCCAAGTGGGGTCAGTAATGATGAAGTGAAGAAGTTGAGGGAAGAGATAGAAAGACTTAAAGAAGAGAACAGAATTCAACAAGATCTACTAGTGCAGaaagatgaagagaagagagaagtaATAAGGCAGCTGAGCTTGGCAGTGGATGTGCTTAAGGATGAAAATGTGAAACTGAGGAAGTATCTTGCTAGAGACTCCCCCAACCCAAAGAAACGGGCTCCTTTTGAGTTCAACATATTTAAGGGGGCATTTCTGGGGAAGTTGTTTAATGGGCCTCCGAAGGTTAGTGTTGTTGCTTTGTAG
- the LOC108992146 gene encoding probable indole-3-pyruvate monooxygenase YUCCA10 has protein sequence MQEQGAVVIIVGAGPSGLATAACLTTLSIPYLLLEREDCFASLWQKYSYDRLHLHLKKQFCQLPHMSFPASFPTYVPKTMFVQYLDDYVSRFKINPLYQRNVVSAEYDDISKRWRVKARNIKINASSCSGDDRVEEYTARFLVVATGEATDPYTPDQIEGLDTFTGEVLHSTQFKSGKDFQNKNVLVVGSGNSGMEIAVDLVNHGAKTSIVVRSPVHFLSREMVFLALVLLKHFEVGLVDSMMVMLSKLVYRDLSKYGIRRPEEGPFYMKNKYGKYPAIDVGAYKKIKSGEIQVLTAEITSISGNNIQFKNGSSHPFDTIVFCTGFKRSTNSWLKGDDYLLSEEGIPKPRYPNHWKGKNGLYCVGLSRTGLYGASADAQNIADDIKSLL, from the exons ATGCAGGAACAAGGCGCTGTTGTAATAATAGTTGGAGCCGGCCCTTCTGGGCTTGCCACTGCTGCCTGTCTAACCACACTATCCATCCCATACCTATTACTCGAGAGAGAAGATTGTTTTGCTTCTCTATGGCAGAAGTATTCCTACGACCGTCTCCATCTCCACCTCAAAAAGCAATTCTGCCAACTCCCTCACATGTCATTCCCTGCCTCTTTTCCTACATACGTCCCCAAAACAATGTTCGTGCAATACTTAGATGACTATGTTTCCCGTTTCAAGATCAATCCCTTGTACCAAAGAAACGTGGTGTCTGCAGAGTACGATGATATTTCCAAGAGATGGCGTGTGAAGGCTaggaatattaaaattaatgcaTCATCATGTTCTGGTGATGATCGGGTCGAGGAATATACAGCAAGGTTTTTAGTGGTGGCCACTGGGGAAGCAACCGACCCTTATACTCCCGATCAGATCGAGGGATTAGACACATTCACTGGGGAAGTTCTTCATTCTACTCAGTTCAAATCTGGGAAGGACTTCCAAAACAAGAATGTTTTGGTTGTTGGGTCTGGGAATTCGGGCATGGAAATTGCGGTAGACTTGGTAAATCACGGTGCCAAAACCTCCATTGTTGTCCGAAGCCCG GTTCATTTCCTGTCAAGGGAGATGGTGTTCTTGGCCTTGGTTTTGTTGAAGCATTTCGAGGTTGGCTTGGTGGATTCCATGATGGTCATGCTGAGCAAGCTGGTTTATAGGGACTTGAGCAAATACGGAATAAGGAGGCCTGAAGAGGGTCCTTTCTATATGAAGAACAAGTACGGCAAGTATCCGGCAATCGACGTTGGTGCCTACAAAAAGATCAAGTCCGGAGAAATTCAG GTATTAACAGCAGAAATAACGAGCATTAGTGGGAACAATATACAATTCAAGAACGGCAGCTCACATCCATTTGACACAATAGTTTTTTGCACTGGGTTCAAGAGATCAACAAACTCGTGGCTCAAG GGGGATGATTATCTTTTGAGCGAGGAAGGAATTCCGAAGCCTAGGTACCCTAACCATTGGAAGGGCAAGAACGGCTTGTACTGCGTTGGACTATCAAGAACAGGGTTATATGGAGCTAGTGCTGATGCACAGAACATTGCTGATGATATCAAGTCACTTCTGTAG